The following DNA comes from Allorhodopirellula heiligendammensis.
TTCCGAAGTAGCGGGCATGCGAGTCGGTCGTGACTTGGCGACTGTCCTGGTGGGCGAACAAGTAGCTGCGCACGAGATCATCCATACGAATTAATTCAGGGCCCGCAAGATCGATGGCATCCATAAGCGGCTCTTCGATGGCGACATCGGCAAGTGCTGCCGCGACATCATCCGAGACAATGGGCTGCATCATGGCAGGCGGTAGACGCACCGAATTACCTTCTGTGCCCGCATCCGCAATCGCCCCGACGAACTCGAAGAACTGAGTGGCACGAACAATCGTGTACGGAATCTGCGACGCTTTGATCAAATTCTCCTGGACCATCTTCGCGCGAAAGTAGCCACTCGACTGCAATCGTTCAATACCAACAACCGATAGTGCAACGTGATGCAGCACTCCGGCCGCGGCCTCTGCGGCGAGCAAGTTCCGTCCCGACGTTTCAAAGAAGTGCATGACGGCGTTGTCTTCAAACGATGGCGAGTTTGCCACATCAACGACAACTTGGACGCCTTGCATCGCTTTGCAGAGTCCTTCACCAGTGAGCGTGTTGACACCCGACGACGGTGAAGCTGCGATGACGTCGTGTCCCCGATGACGAAGGATGGCGACGAGTTTCGAGCCGATTAACCCACTTCCACCGATAGTGAGAATTTTCATGGTTCTACCTTTTAGTTTGTTGCCAGTACTTCGGCGTGGTGAAAATTTTGAGTGAATGAGGGGACGTTCAGCGTGCAGCGAGAGGCGGCTGATAGTCTCCCGGAGCCGTCCTCAAGGCGATGTTGACGCGATTCCAGGCGTTGATCGCGGCGACGATCCATGCGAGATCGGAAAGTTCTTGTGGATTGAACTGCTTGCGAGCCAGTTCATGGATGTCGTCTGGCACACTTCGATCAGCGACCCGTGTGAGTTCTTCCGCCAGCTGCAGACCGACTTGTTCACGTTCGCTGTAGTACGGACTTTCTCGCCAGGCCGGTAAGCCATAGAGTCGCTGTTCTGTTTCGCCATCC
Coding sequences within:
- a CDS encoding SDR family oxidoreductase, which produces MKILTIGGSGLIGSKLVAILRHRGHDVIAASPSSGVNTLTGEGLCKAMQGVQVVVDVANSPSFEDNAVMHFFETSGRNLLAAEAAAGVLHHVALSVVGIERLQSSGYFRAKMVQENLIKASQIPYTIVRATQFFEFVGAIADAGTEGNSVRLPPAMMQPIVSDDVAAALADVAIEEPLMDAIDLAGPELIRMDDLVRSYLFAHQDSRQVTTDSHARYFGTEVNDQSLTPYKSPRLGSTRFKDWLNHAMV
- a CDS encoding carboxymuconolactone decarboxylase family protein, translating into MVTTPDKSSTEAYRSMLGVEKYLTRCSIEKPLRELIKLRVSQINGCAYCIDMHWKDARADGETEQRLYGLPAWRESPYYSEREQVGLQLAEELTRVADRSVPDDIHELARKQFNPQELSDLAWIVAAINAWNRVNIALRTAPGDYQPPLAAR